A region from the Xylanivirga thermophila genome encodes:
- a CDS encoding glycosyltransferase family 2 protein, protein MKLIIQIPCYNEEKTLPMTIGDLPTSIPGVDEIEYLIIDDGSSDRTVEVARKLGVHHIVRFPNNRGLAKGFMAGIDACLRVGADIIVNTDGDNQYNGHDIPKLIKPILDGKAEVVVGDRQTDTIEHFSPTKKKLQRWGSGVVRRASKTNVADAPSGFRAYSREAALKLNVISEYSYTLETLIEAGRRKEAIANVPIGTNEKLRESRLFKSMWQYVRKSGSTIIRTYTMYKPLKIFLNLGFIMFLIGFIIGCRYLYFFFNGEGAGHVQSLILAAINIITGFQLGVLGLLADGIAANRRINDELLYRLKKMEYDGVVLRSQGKDEERKEDA, encoded by the coding sequence ATGAAGCTGATTATTCAGATACCATGTTATAATGAAGAAAAGACTTTGCCTATGACCATAGGCGATTTGCCCACTTCCATTCCAGGGGTGGACGAGATAGAGTATTTAATAATAGATGACGGGAGCAGTGATCGAACTGTAGAGGTGGCAAGGAAATTGGGAGTACACCATATAGTGAGATTTCCCAATAATAGAGGACTTGCAAAGGGTTTTATGGCGGGAATAGATGCTTGCCTTCGTGTAGGAGCCGATATAATAGTAAATACCGATGGTGATAATCAATACAATGGCCATGATATACCCAAGCTTATAAAGCCAATACTTGACGGCAAGGCTGAAGTGGTGGTAGGGGATAGGCAGACAGATACCATAGAACATTTTTCACCTACCAAGAAAAAGTTGCAAAGATGGGGCAGTGGCGTGGTTAGAAGGGCGTCAAAGACCAATGTAGCAGATGCCCCCAGTGGTTTTAGGGCATATAGTAGGGAGGCTGCCTTAAAATTAAATGTAATATCAGAATACTCATATACTTTGGAAACATTGATAGAAGCTGGCAGGCGTAAGGAAGCCATTGCCAATGTGCCTATAGGTACAAACGAAAAACTTAGGGAATCAAGGCTGTTTAAGAGCATGTGGCAGTATGTGAGAAAATCCGGTTCTACGATTATAAGGACCTATACCATGTACAAGCCTCTGAAGATATTCCTAAACTTAGGATTTATAATGTTTTTAATAGGTTTTATAATAGGCTGTAGATATCTATATTTCTTTTTTAACGGTGAAGGGGCAGGACATGTTCAATCCCTCATACTGGCTGCTATAAATATCATTACCGGATTTCAACTAGGGGTACTTGGGCTATTAGCAGATGGTATTGCTGCCAACAGACGTATAAATGATGAACTATTATACAGGTTAAAAAAGATGGAATACGACGGAGTAGTATTAAGGAGTCAAGGAAAAGATGAAGAACGAAAAGAAGACGCTTAA
- a CDS encoding glycosyltransferase, which produces MANSLVDIVKGKRVLYIATKNMDYLRLQQEIDIIREYAADVTVIGSTHKGYGRRIMKAVWDIWHIDKDDFDVVFVGFLPQTIVPFFHSLFKDKTLIVDFFISLYDTLVFDRKKFGENSLRAKIVKWYDDRTIKKADHIIVDTKADAKYFAKIHNAPMEKMEVLYLKADTSIYYPMEVKRPEELKDKYIVLYFGSILPLQGVEVILECASMMEDINDIYFIMIGPINDDTYKKYSHLKNIEFINWLSQEELAQHIAMADLCLSGHFNKDIDKARRTIAGKTYIYRAMEKPVVLGENAANRELFNENMEGVYFVEMGSPVALRDKILKVYRGCRP; this is translated from the coding sequence ATGGCAAATAGCTTAGTAGATATTGTAAAGGGCAAGAGGGTATTATATATAGCTACAAAAAATATGGACTATCTCAGGCTACAGCAGGAGATAGACATAATAAGGGAATATGCTGCCGATGTAACTGTAATCGGCAGCACCCATAAGGGCTATGGAAGGCGCATAATGAAGGCGGTATGGGATATATGGCATATTGACAAAGATGATTTTGATGTGGTATTTGTAGGCTTTTTGCCCCAGACCATAGTGCCATTTTTTCATTCCCTCTTTAAGGACAAAACATTGATAGTGGATTTTTTCATATCACTTTATGATACATTGGTATTTGATAGAAAAAAATTCGGTGAAAATAGCCTTAGGGCCAAAATCGTAAAATGGTACGATGATCGTACCATCAAAAAGGCAGATCATATAATAGTTGATACAAAGGCTGATGCCAAATATTTTGCAAAGATACATAATGCCCCCATGGAAAAGATGGAGGTTTTATATCTAAAGGCTGATACTTCCATATATTATCCCATGGAGGTTAAACGCCCTGAGGAGCTTAAAGACAAGTATATAGTATTATACTTTGGCAGCATATTACCGCTTCAGGGTGTAGAGGTTATACTAGAGTGTGCATCCATGATGGAGGATATTAATGATATATATTTTATAATGATAGGTCCCATAAATGACGATACCTATAAAAAATATAGCCATTTAAAGAATATAGAGTTTATAAACTGGCTATCCCAGGAGGAATTGGCACAGCATATAGCCATGGCAGATTTGTGCCTATCCGGCCACTTTAATAAGGATATAGACAAGGCAAGGCGTACCATAGCGGGTAAGACATATATATACAGGGCTATGGAAAAGCCGGTGGTGCTGGGAGAAAATGCAGCAAATCGTGAACTATTTAATGAAAATATGGAAGGGGTATACTTTGTAGAGATGGGGAGTCCTGTAGCCCTTAGGGACAAAATACTTAAAGTGTACAGGGGGTGTAGACCATAA